One part of the Amaranthus tricolor cultivar Red isolate AtriRed21 chromosome 16, ASM2621246v1, whole genome shotgun sequence genome encodes these proteins:
- the LOC130802427 gene encoding transcription factor PCL1-like → MEDQSQIGLISPDDLTPLSQSLISPELASAFGITQEEFLPVFDLHQEMRASCSTVCPNEQIYYPYDFRVGSFDLSFDEDMDDKGKKRAAKKRRLAWTIELHKRFVQSIEHLGSSKAVPKTILQNMNVEGITRENVASHLQKYRSYLKKMEKEKESDEGCSKDPPEIKSMGMEHSNVHPCPSHDHGYGQSQQHSVQYGSVPLMVPPLGPYGYGHGYGHMEMPMPMPMSMSMSMPMPMSMSMSMSISMPMSMPMPMPMPMTLPPPPPRYYGFESGACSMERNQPRG, encoded by the coding sequence ATGGAAGATCAATCTCAAATTGGTTTAATATCTCCTGATGATCTAACTCCATTATCACAATCTTTGATTTCTCCTGAATTAGCTTCAGCGTTTGGTATAACCCAAGAAGAATTTCTTCCTGTATTCGATCTACATCAAGAAATGCGCGCTAGCTGTTCGACGGTTTGTCCAAATGAACAAATTTATTACCCTTATGATTTTAGAGTTGGGAGTTTTGATTTATCATTTGATGAAGATATGGATGATAAAGGGAAAAAACGGGCTGCAAAGAAACGTAGATTGGCTTGGACAATTGAACTTCATAAAAGATTTGTTCAATCAATTGAGCATTTGGGGAGTAGTAAAGCTGTTCCTAAAACAATACTACAGAATATGAATGTGGAAGGAATAACTAGAGAAAATGTTGCTAGTCATTTGCAGAAGTATAGATCTTATTTGAagaaaatggaaaaagaaaaggaatctGATGAAGGCTGTTCGAAAGACCCACCAGAGATTAAATCCATGGGGATGGAACATTCAAATGTTCATCCATGCCCATCACATGACCATGGTTATGGACAGTCACAGCAGCATTCAGTGCAGTACGGCTCGGTGCCATTGATGGTTCCTCCTTTGGGGCCTTATGGTTATGGGCATGGTTATGGACATATGGAGATGCCTATGCCTATGCCTATGTCTATGTCTATGTCTATGCCTATGCCTATGTCTATGTCTATGTCTATGTCTATATCTATGCCTATGTCTATGCCTATGCCTATGCCTATGCCTATGACTCTTCCTCCTCCTCCACCTAGGTATTATGGGTTTGAATCTGGGGCATGTAGCATGGAGAGGAATCAACCAAGAGGTTGA